From Mytilus galloprovincialis chromosome 9, xbMytGall1.hap1.1, whole genome shotgun sequence, the proteins below share one genomic window:
- the LOC143044779 gene encoding toll-like receptor 4 — MTLSIGFALLTLMIHAESNSGVVCPTPLCQCRYLQAICSGENLTYIPRLPDQIRSVTFINGNIGVLSRKSIRNLTFNHIEKLKFTNNRISEIKPNTFTNFTWITHFTFSSEHSLDVFDVRYALIDIGTGSRYLQNLYLIDIGVTVIPNDMFKPLKASKIHTISLKSNNMTVLNCLLFSDLKQLAELDVRFNKITHVIPGVMPNLRILYLNHNDLIRLPNFCIDHYIKSAFSNLLKLYISNNKISNLSQFRCLPKLQVLILGGNLIRVIHFETFKNLQQLTELGLMAVGQPLKKIEDGALNISTLKTLSLRKCNFDFYRLPPLTLSKIFLFCKGLESLDLAGNVINNSPSVLPLLLSPLTKLRKLNLQATKLNYMPEYTFTKMQFIKRLILNDNRIYSWHGPKVFGNLTSLRYIDLGSNLITIIGETSFPPSLLKNLEKISLAFNRFSCICEQMWFLNWLHQTNISVVSYPEKYYCTQPSNLNHVLLKYYKPTVESCTPWDPIWTTAILISAFGFLIIIAFGFFLKCNTNVKNYVYLLRVKHRKKFGYLPIESSDDYQYHAFVVYCDSDRTWVHNQFVKRLENEEGFKFCIHHRDFVAGDTISANVDNFLKESWKVVVIMTNALAKSEWCQWEIDIVQERRRRQGRDALVLIMLENINSKSMTSPLRTLLDSTPYIRYKKGIGEDLFWKAVVEGLRKSVGHHPVSLL; from the coding sequence ATGACACTATCAATAGGTTTTGCTTTGTTGACTTTAATGATTCATGCAGAAAGTAACAGTGGCGTTGTATGTCCGACACCGCTATGTCAATGTCGGTATTTACAAGCTATTTGCTCCGGGGAGAATCTTACGTACATTCCTCGCTTACCAGATCAAATTCGCTCCGTAACGTTTATAAATGGTAATATCGGAGTACTTTCACGAAAAAGCATAAGAAACTTAACTTTTAACCACATTGAAAAGCTGAAGTTCACAAATAATAGGATTTCTGAAATCAAGCCAAATACATTTACTAACTTTACTTGGATTACTCATTTTACTTTTTCATCAGAACACTCATTAGATGTATTTGATGTTAGGTATGCATTGATAGATATTGGCACAGGATCTAGATATCTACAAAACCTCTACTTAATAGACATTGGTGTGACTGTTATTCCGAATGATATGTTCAAACCCTTAAAAGCAAGTAAAATTCATACGATAAGTCTGAAAAGTAATAACATGACGGTTTTGAATTGCTTGTTGTTTTCAGATTTGAAACAATTGGCTGAATTGGACGTAAGATTTAATAAAATAACACATGTCATACCCGGGGTGATGCCAAACCTTCGAATACTATACTTAAACCACAATGACTTAATTCGCTTACCGAATTTTTGTATAGACCACTATATAAAGAGTGCATTTAGTAACTTATTAAAACTCTACATAAGTAACAATAAGATTTCAAACCTTAGTCAATTTCGATGTTTGCCAAAGCTTCAAGTTCTCATCCTCGGTGGTAATCTAATCCGAGTTATTCATTTTGAAACGTTTAAGAATTTACAACAATTGACGGAACTCGGCTTAATGGCTGTAGGTCAAccattgaaaaaaatagaagatGGAGCTTTAAATATTTCGACATTGAAGACATTATCACTAAGAAAGTGTAATTTTGATTTCTACAGACTTCCACCATTGACTCtcagtaaaatatttttattctgtAAAGGTTTAGAAAGTTTAGATCTCGCTGGAAATGTAATAAACAATAGTCCATCTGTTTTGCCTCTGTTGCTATCTCCATTGACAAAGTTGAGGAAACTAAACTTACAAGCAACCAAGCTAAACTATATGCCAGAATACACATTTACCAAAATGCAATTCATAAAGAGGCTTATATTAAATGATAATAGAATATATAGTTGGCATGGTCCAAAAGTTTTCGGCAACCTTACATCTTTAAGATATATTGATTTGGGTAGTAACTTAATAACTATCATTGGCGAGACATCATTTCCGCCATCGTTattgaaaaatttagaaaaaataagtTTAGCCTTCAATCGCTTTTCCTGTATTTGTGAGCAAATGTGGTTTTTGAATTGGCTGCATCAGACGAATATCAGCGTTGTAAGTTATCCCGAGAAATACTATTGTACCCAGCCAAGTAACCTTAATCATGTGTTACTTAAATATTACAAACCTACTGTTGAATCGTGTACTCCTTGGGATCCAATTTGGACGACTGCCATTTTAATTTCTGCTTTTGGATTCCTGATAATAATAGCGTTTGGTTTTTTCTTAAAGTGCAACACGAACGTGAAGAATTATGTTTATCTTCTCAGAGTGAAACATCGTAAAAAGTTCGGTTATTTGCCAATTGAAAGCAGCGATGATTATCAATATCATGCCTTTGTTGTTTATTGCGATTCAGATCGGACTTGGGTTCATAATCAGTTTGTTAAAAGACTTGAAAACGAAGAGGGATTTAAGTTTTGCATTCACCATAGAGATTTCGTTGCCGGAGATACAATTAGTGCAAATGTAGACAATTTTCTAAAGGAATCATGGAAAGTTGTTGTAATCATGACAAATGCGTTGGCTAAAAGTGAATGGTGTCAATGGGAAATCGACATCGTTCAGGAAAGAAGACGTCGACAAGGACGAGATGCGCTTGTGTTAATTATGCTTGAAAATATAAACTCGAAAAGTATGACGAGTCCGTTGCGTACCTTGCTAGACAGTACACCATATATTCGTTACAAGAAAGGAATTGGGGAGGATTTATTCTGGAAAGCTGTTGTAGAAGGTCTTCGAAAATCAGTCGGACATCATCCAGTTTCCTTGTTATAA